Proteins from a single region of Melanotaenia boesemani isolate fMelBoe1 chromosome 3, fMelBoe1.pri, whole genome shotgun sequence:
- the smpd2b gene encoding sphingomyelin phosphodiesterase 2, producing the protein MANADCVSVRVFTLNCWGIRFLSKHRPQRYRMIGDMLCKEEHDIVLLQEVWSEKDYLYLKKKLACCHPHSHYFKSGVIGSGLAIFTKHRIHDTFLYRYSLNGYPYMAHHGDWFGGKAVGMAVLNINNLTANVYLTHLHAEYSREKDSYLPHRVVQAWELQQFIRHTSAGADVVILGGDLNMHPQDLGNRLLMSYTGLRDSYLETTKFDGCENGMTLIADNPFISKKELVPFEKGIRIDYILFKGSSKTDIHCDFMSTTKGFVPDHPFPYSDHEALTAHLSLKSLPAEAGSDQSKTRDSPGGKLAELVDILTEARTEVKVGLHCAERMRYTAARTGVMGLALLFLELAIAAVPWLALGAEQPFPRISFYLLATLCFAILLTTFLLYVFYTMELKSLQGAEDQMRLAVGSLQEKLRGFPVAQPHNALRRPSVGHDPSALDPEK; encoded by the exons ATGGCAAATGCAGACTGTGTCAGTGTGAGAGTCTTCACTCTGAACTGCTG GGGGATCCGCTTTCTAAGCAAACACCGTCCTCAGCGCTATCGCATGATTGGAGACAtgttgtgcaaggaggaacatgATATTGTTTTACTGCAAGAG GTGTGGAGTGAGAAGGACTATCTCTACCTGAAAAAGAAACTAGCCTGCTGTCATCCTCACTCTCATTACTTCAAAAG CGGAGTCATAGGCAGTGGACTGGCCATTTTTACTAAACACAGAATTCATGACACATTTCTTTACCGCTACTCACTGAACGGTTATCCCTATATG GCCCACCACGGGGACTGGTTTGGGGGTAAAGCTGTTGGCATGGCTGTTTTAAACATCAACAACCTGACTGCAAACGTTTATCTCACTCAT CTGCATGCAGAATATTCAAGGGAGAAGGACTCTTATCTACCTCACAGAGTGGTCCAGGCCTGGGAGCTGCAGCAGTTCATCCG tCACACTTCTGCTGGAGCAGATGTGGTTATTCTCGGTGGTGATCTCAACATGCACCCTCAGGACCTCGGCAACAGGCTGCTTATGTCTTACACTGGACTGCGAGACTCCTATTTAGAAACTACTAAATTTGAT GGATGTGAGAATGGCATGACTCTAATTGCAGACAACCCTTTTATCAGTAAAAAGGAGCTTGTCCCCTTTGAAAAGGGAATTCGAATTGACTACATCCTGTTCAAG GGTTCCTCCAAAACCGACATCCACTGTGATTTCATGAGCACCACCAAAGGCTTCGTTCCTGACCATCCATTTCCATACTCGGATCACGAGGCTCTCACTGCTCATCTGAGCCTGAAGTCACTTCCAGCTGAGGCTGGAAGTGATCAATCAAAGACTCGGGACTCTCCTGGAG GAAAGCTGGCAGAATTGGTGGATATTTTGACAGAGGCCCGTACAGAAGTCAAGGTGGGCTTGCACTGTGCCGAGAGGATGCGCTACACAGCAGCACGTACCGGAGTGATGGGCTTGGCTCTGCTTTTCCTGGAGCTGGCCATTGCAGCGGTGCCCTGGTTGGCTCTGGGAGCAGAACAGCCTTTCCCACGTATCTCCTTTTACCTGCTGGCCACACTGTGTTTCGCCATCCTGCTGACCACCTTCCTGCTGTACGTCTTTTATACAATGGAGCTGAAATCTCTCCAGGGGGCTGAAGACCAGATGAGGCTGGCTGTGGGCAGCTTGCAGGAGAAGCTCAGGGGTTTCCCAGTGGCTCAGCCTCACAATGCCCTCAGGAGGCCCTCAGTTGGCCATGATCCCAGTGCCTTGGATCcagaaaaataa